The Micromonospora sp. NBC_01740 genome includes a window with the following:
- the ftsZ gene encoding cell division protein FtsZ yields the protein MTPPHNYLAVIKVVGIGGGGVNAVNRMIEVGLKGVEFIAINTDAQALLMSDADVKLDVGRELTRGLGAGANPDVGKNAAEDHRDEIEEVLKGADMVFVTCGEGGGTGTGGAPVVANIARKLGALTIGVVTRPFSFEGKRRQVQAESGIDELRNQCDTLIVIPNDRLLALGDRNISMMDAFRTADQVLLSGVQGITDLITTPGLINLDFADVKSVMSGAGSALMGIGSARGENRAVEAAEAAISSPLLEQSMDGARGVLLSIAGGSDLGLFEINDAAQLVTDAAHPDANIIFGAVIDDALGDEVRVTVIAAGFDGGTPAYKAAEPPRKSNQNQPAQPSAPVAPPATMPAPQQSPRRVLFDDVDVPDFLKNGS from the coding sequence ATGACACCTCCGCACAACTACCTGGCGGTCATCAAGGTCGTCGGCATCGGTGGCGGCGGCGTCAACGCCGTCAACCGGATGATCGAGGTTGGGCTCAAGGGCGTCGAGTTCATCGCGATCAACACCGACGCGCAGGCGCTGCTCATGAGCGACGCCGACGTGAAGCTCGACGTCGGCCGTGAGCTGACCCGCGGGCTCGGCGCCGGCGCCAACCCCGACGTCGGCAAGAACGCCGCCGAGGACCACCGCGACGAGATCGAGGAGGTGCTCAAGGGCGCCGACATGGTCTTCGTGACCTGCGGCGAGGGCGGCGGCACCGGCACCGGCGGCGCGCCCGTGGTGGCGAACATCGCCCGCAAGCTCGGCGCGCTGACCATCGGCGTGGTCACCCGGCCGTTCTCGTTCGAGGGCAAGCGTCGCCAGGTGCAGGCAGAGTCCGGAATAGACGAACTGCGCAACCAGTGCGACACGCTGATCGTCATCCCCAACGACCGGCTGCTGGCGCTCGGCGACCGCAACATCAGCATGATGGACGCGTTCCGCACCGCCGACCAGGTGCTGCTCTCCGGTGTCCAGGGCATCACCGACCTGATCACCACGCCGGGTCTGATCAACCTGGACTTCGCCGACGTGAAGAGCGTCATGAGCGGCGCGGGCAGCGCCCTCATGGGCATCGGCAGCGCGCGGGGCGAGAACCGTGCCGTCGAGGCGGCCGAGGCGGCCATCTCCAGCCCGCTGCTGGAGCAGAGCATGGACGGCGCGCGCGGCGTGCTGCTCTCCATCGCCGGTGGGTCGGACCTGGGCCTGTTCGAGATCAACGACGCGGCCCAGCTCGTCACCGACGCGGCCCACCCCGACGCCAACATCATCTTCGGCGCCGTCATCGACGACGCCCTCGGCGACGAGGTGCGGGTCACCGTCATCGCGGCGGGCTTCGACGGCGGCACGCCGGCGTACAAGGCGGCCGAGCCGCCCCGCAAGAGCAACCAGAACCAGCCGGCGCAGCCGAGCGCCCCGGTCGCGCCGCCGGCCACCATGCCGGCCCCGCAGCAGTCGCCCCGCCGGGTGCTCTTCGACGACGTCGACGTGCCCGACTTCCTCAAGAACGGTTCCTGA
- a CDS encoding cell division protein FtsQ/DivIB: MSPGPARGRTTGADGGGRRGPQRRWQLVRAGSDAVPASTRRFMARARQRRMRAALPWAVAVGVLAVAGLVAWTLLGTGLFGVREVRVEGAELVTTVQVRDAAAVPDDAPLARVDLAATARRVGELPAVQRAVVTRDWPDTLVVRVTERTGVAAVPRGEQFVVIDRAGVVFRSVPRPPDGLPVVRLAEPGPDDGSTRAALEVLGALTPQLRAELVDVTVEGLARITLRLRGDRVVVWGDATRGADKARVAGALLDRKADTIDVSAPDVVTLR; the protein is encoded by the coding sequence ATGAGTCCCGGTCCGGCGCGGGGGCGCACCACCGGCGCGGACGGCGGCGGACGGCGCGGGCCGCAGCGGCGGTGGCAGCTGGTCCGGGCCGGCAGCGACGCGGTCCCCGCCTCGACCCGCCGGTTCATGGCCCGGGCCCGGCAGCGTCGGATGCGCGCGGCCCTGCCGTGGGCGGTCGCCGTGGGCGTGCTCGCGGTGGCCGGGCTGGTCGCCTGGACCCTGCTGGGCACCGGCCTGTTCGGGGTGCGCGAGGTCCGCGTCGAGGGCGCCGAGCTGGTCACGACGGTGCAGGTCCGCGATGCGGCCGCGGTGCCCGACGACGCCCCGCTGGCCCGGGTGGACCTGGCCGCCACCGCGCGGCGGGTCGGCGAGCTGCCGGCGGTCCAGCGGGCGGTGGTGACCCGGGACTGGCCGGACACGCTGGTCGTCCGGGTGACGGAGCGCACCGGCGTGGCGGCGGTGCCGCGCGGGGAGCAGTTCGTGGTGATCGACCGCGCGGGCGTGGTCTTCCGGAGTGTGCCGCGGCCGCCGGACGGCCTGCCGGTGGTCCGGCTCGCCGAGCCGGGCCCGGACGACGGGTCGACCCGGGCGGCGCTGGAGGTGCTCGGCGCGCTCACCCCGCAGCTGCGCGCCGAGCTGGTGGACGTGACCGTCGAGGGCCTGGCCCGGATCACGCTGCGGCTGCGCGGCGACCGGGTGGTGGTCTGGGGGGACGCGACCCGGGGCGCGGACAAGGCCCGGGTGGCCGGCGCCCTGCTCGACCGGAAGGCCGACACCATCGACGTCAGCGCGCCCGACGTGGTTACCCTGCGGTGA
- the murC gene encoding UDP-N-acetylmuramate--L-alanine ligase — translation MNTAQFTPAGTLTAEDLGTIHLIGVGGVGMSGLARLFLTRGIRVSGSELREWPSLAGMRALGGTIHMSHEASNLDGVDTVVYSSAIPQDHLEMVEARQRGLRVLHRSEALAAAMTGRRTVAVAGTHGKTTTTSMVTMVLQQAGQDPSFVIGGEISEVGSGAHHGTGEHFVVEADESDRSFLIYRPYVSIITNVEADHLNTYGDLATLEAAFAEFARLTDPDGFIITCADDPGGRRLAETLRAEGRRVHTYGEAADADLRLTDIASSARGVRYLASIDGRSLGEFRLPVPGRHMGLNSASAVLTAYLLGLPLEAAEGALAAFPGVRRRFERKGVADDVLVYDEYAYHPTSMTLALQTLREVAGDGRLVVVFQPYRLYRTRDLQAEIAESLAIADELVLLEVFGPGELREPGEGSAALIEAVALPAERKVFVDSWEAAPVEVARRARPGDVVVTMGAPPISLMGDQLLAVLSARTTDPAAPAGTTPGGGAGGTTTIGGTVPGVGGAGGAVADGAAPAAG, via the coding sequence ATGAACACCGCACAGTTCACCCCGGCCGGCACGCTCACCGCCGAGGACCTGGGCACGATCCACCTGATCGGGGTGGGCGGGGTCGGCATGAGCGGGCTGGCCCGGCTCTTCCTGACCCGGGGCATCCGGGTCTCCGGCAGTGAGCTGCGGGAGTGGCCCTCCCTGGCCGGCATGCGCGCCCTCGGCGGCACGATCCACATGAGCCACGAGGCGTCCAACCTCGACGGCGTCGACACGGTCGTCTACTCCTCGGCGATCCCCCAGGACCACCTGGAGATGGTGGAGGCACGCCAGCGCGGCCTGCGCGTGCTGCACCGCTCCGAGGCGCTGGCCGCCGCGATGACGGGCCGCCGGACGGTGGCGGTCGCGGGCACCCACGGCAAGACCACCACCACCTCGATGGTCACCATGGTGCTCCAGCAGGCCGGGCAGGACCCGTCCTTCGTGATCGGCGGGGAGATCTCCGAGGTCGGCTCGGGCGCCCACCACGGCACGGGCGAGCACTTCGTGGTCGAGGCGGACGAGAGCGACCGCTCCTTCCTCATCTACCGCCCGTACGTGTCGATCATCACCAACGTCGAGGCCGACCACCTGAACACCTACGGCGACCTCGCCACGCTGGAGGCGGCCTTCGCCGAGTTCGCCCGGCTCACCGACCCGGACGGCTTCATCATCACCTGCGCCGACGACCCGGGCGGGCGGCGGCTGGCCGAGACGCTGCGCGCGGAGGGCCGCCGGGTGCACACCTACGGCGAGGCGGCGGACGCCGACCTGCGGCTGACCGACATCGCCTCGTCGGCCCGGGGCGTGCGCTACCTGGCGAGCATCGACGGGCGGTCGCTCGGCGAGTTCCGGCTGCCGGTGCCCGGGCGGCACATGGGGCTCAACAGCGCCTCGGCCGTGCTGACCGCGTACCTGCTGGGGCTGCCGCTGGAGGCGGCGGAGGGCGCGCTCGCGGCGTTCCCCGGCGTGCGGCGGCGCTTCGAGCGCAAGGGCGTCGCGGACGACGTGCTGGTCTACGACGAGTACGCCTACCACCCGACCTCGATGACGCTGGCGTTGCAGACGCTGCGCGAGGTGGCCGGCGACGGCCGGCTGGTCGTGGTCTTCCAGCCCTACCGGCTCTACCGCACCCGCGACCTCCAGGCGGAGATCGCCGAGTCGCTGGCCATCGCCGACGAGCTGGTGCTGCTGGAGGTCTTCGGCCCGGGCGAGCTGCGCGAGCCGGGGGAGGGATCGGCGGCGCTGATCGAGGCGGTGGCGTTGCCGGCGGAGCGGAAGGTCTTCGTGGACTCGTGGGAGGCCGCGCCGGTGGAGGTGGCCCGGCGGGCCCGCCCCGGCGACGTGGTGGTGACCATGGGCGCCCCGCCGATCTCGCTGATGGGGGACCAGCTGCTGGCCGTGCTCTCGGCGCGTACCACCGATCCGGCGGCGCCGGCGGGCACGACGCCCGGCGGCGGCGCCGGCGGGACGACGACCATCGGCGGCACCGTCCCCGGCGTCGGCGGTGCCGGCGGCGCGGTCGCGGACGGCGCGGCGCCCGCGGCCGGATGA
- the murG gene encoding undecaprenyldiphospho-muramoylpentapeptide beta-N-acetylglucosaminyltransferase, with the protein MGPLRSVVLAGGGTGGHIYPLLAFADCLRRHDPGVRITCLGTPKGLENELIPPQGYDLRQIPAYQLPRSVNMNLVKTPGRMWTAARAAGKVIDEVRADVVVGFGGYVSVPAYLAAWRRELPIVIHEVNVPPGVANRLGMRFTRHVAAGFPHQPAQAEALRDARVVGVPLRRGIAGLDRFAMRNAARAHFGLRPDLPVLFVAGGSQGARSINLAVAGAAKELARNGVQVLHVIGARNEPVPVPTDLPVPYVTLPYLSEMEAGYAAADLMLGRGGAMTCAEVAAIGLPTIYVPYPHSNQEQKRNALPVVEAGGGLLVDDAELTPDWVERTIIPLIRDPHRLHAMGSAAAAYGRRDGDEALLNFVLEAVAP; encoded by the coding sequence ATGGGTCCGCTGCGTTCGGTGGTGCTCGCGGGAGGTGGCACCGGGGGGCACATCTACCCGCTGCTCGCCTTCGCCGACTGCCTGCGCCGACACGACCCCGGCGTCCGGATCACCTGCCTGGGGACACCGAAGGGCCTGGAGAACGAGCTGATCCCGCCGCAGGGCTACGACCTGCGGCAGATCCCGGCCTACCAGCTGCCCCGGTCGGTGAACATGAACCTGGTCAAGACCCCCGGCCGGATGTGGACCGCGGCCCGCGCCGCGGGCAAGGTCATCGACGAGGTGCGCGCCGACGTGGTGGTCGGCTTCGGCGGGTACGTCTCGGTGCCGGCCTACCTCGCCGCCTGGCGGCGCGAGCTGCCGATCGTGATCCACGAGGTCAACGTGCCGCCGGGGGTGGCGAACCGGCTGGGGATGAGGTTCACCCGCCACGTGGCGGCCGGCTTCCCGCACCAGCCCGCCCAGGCCGAGGCCCTGCGCGACGCGCGGGTCGTCGGCGTGCCGCTGCGCCGGGGCATCGCCGGGCTGGACCGCTTCGCCATGCGCAACGCCGCCAGGGCCCACTTCGGACTCCGTCCCGACCTGCCGGTGCTCTTCGTCGCCGGTGGCTCGCAGGGCGCCCGCTCGATCAACCTCGCGGTCGCCGGCGCGGCGAAGGAACTCGCCCGCAACGGGGTGCAGGTGCTGCACGTGATCGGCGCCCGCAACGAGCCGGTGCCGGTCCCCACCGACCTGCCGGTGCCGTACGTGACGCTGCCGTACCTGTCCGAGATGGAGGCCGGCTACGCCGCGGCGGACCTGATGCTCGGCCGGGGCGGGGCGATGACCTGCGCGGAGGTGGCGGCCATCGGGCTGCCCACCATCTACGTGCCGTACCCGCACAGCAACCAGGAGCAGAAGCGCAACGCGCTGCCCGTGGTGGAGGCCGGCGGCGGGCTGCTCGTCGACGACGCCGAGCTGACGCCGGACTGGGTCGAGCGGACGATCATCCCACTGATCCGCGACCCGCACCGGCTGCACGCGATGGGCTCCGCCGCCGCCGCGTACGGCCGCCGCGACGGCGACGAGGCACTGCTCAACTTCGTCCTGGAGGCGGTGGCCCCGTGA
- a CDS encoding FtsW/RodA/SpoVE family cell cycle protein gives MAALRGLLDRPLASYYLLLSSAGLLLLIGLTMVFSATSVRDYAENGNASTSLVKQAIFAVIGIVAFWACQRLPATTYRTLGRPLLFTAIGLLLLLNLLLAYARLTNQDSARIGPLEARLLWLFVGGIQVQPSEFAKFALVLWGAHVIARKGAALGWWRELATPLFPVVGLLFVLVGYNDLGTMLCLLALVVGLLWAAGVRMRVFAALSAVGLLGIGVLVAVASLGAGSGETGEKNYRLARLTAFINPPPPDLCKLEDCYQIAQARYAIENGGWFGVGLGKSIAKWQWLPAAENDFIFAVVAEELGVVGCVVVVALFAVLAYTGLRIARRVEDPFRRLAAAAATTWLVGQAVINIGGVVGLLPLTGVPLPFISDGGSALVVTLAAIGMLASFARAEPDAARALHARPPARWVRLLWAPLPPLPGRRRRPAAPPAARGSVPRSRERRPDDVAAPRGVRLARTHRGSADERRR, from the coding sequence CTGGCCGCGCTGCGCGGGCTGCTGGACCGGCCGCTGGCCTCCTACTACCTGCTGCTGTCCAGCGCCGGCCTGCTGCTGCTGATCGGCCTGACCATGGTCTTCTCCGCGACCAGCGTCCGGGACTACGCGGAGAACGGCAACGCCTCGACGTCCCTGGTCAAGCAGGCGATCTTCGCGGTGATCGGCATCGTCGCGTTCTGGGCGTGCCAGCGGCTGCCGGCGACGACCTACCGGACGCTGGGCCGGCCGCTGCTGTTCACCGCCATCGGCCTGCTGCTGCTGCTCAACCTGCTGCTCGCGTACGCCCGGCTGACGAACCAGGACTCCGCCCGGATCGGCCCGCTCGAGGCCCGGCTGCTCTGGCTCTTCGTCGGCGGCATCCAGGTGCAGCCCTCCGAGTTCGCGAAGTTCGCCCTGGTGCTCTGGGGGGCCCACGTGATCGCCCGCAAGGGCGCCGCGCTGGGCTGGTGGCGCGAGCTGGCCACCCCGCTCTTCCCCGTGGTCGGCCTGCTCTTCGTCCTCGTCGGCTACAACGACCTGGGCACCATGCTCTGCCTGCTGGCCCTGGTGGTGGGGCTGCTCTGGGCGGCCGGGGTGCGGATGCGGGTCTTCGCCGCGCTCTCCGCGGTGGGCCTGCTCGGCATCGGCGTGCTGGTCGCGGTGGCCTCGCTCGGCGCCGGCTCCGGCGAGACGGGCGAGAAGAACTACCGGCTGGCCCGGTTGACCGCCTTCATCAACCCGCCGCCGCCGGACCTGTGCAAGCTGGAGGACTGCTACCAGATCGCCCAGGCCCGGTACGCGATCGAGAACGGCGGGTGGTTCGGCGTCGGCCTCGGCAAGAGCATCGCCAAGTGGCAGTGGCTGCCGGCGGCGGAGAACGACTTCATCTTCGCCGTGGTCGCCGAGGAACTGGGCGTCGTCGGGTGCGTCGTGGTGGTGGCGCTCTTCGCCGTGCTGGCGTACACCGGGCTGCGGATCGCCCGCCGGGTCGAGGACCCGTTCCGCCGGCTCGCCGCCGCGGCGGCGACCACCTGGCTGGTCGGCCAGGCGGTGATCAACATCGGCGGGGTGGTCGGCCTGCTGCCGCTGACCGGTGTGCCGCTGCCGTTCATCTCCGACGGCGGCAGCGCCCTGGTCGTCACCCTCGCCGCCATCGGGATGCTCGCCTCCTTCGCCCGCGCCGAACCCGACGCCGCCAGAGCACTGCATGCCCGTCCGCCGGCCCGATGGGTCCGACTACTCTGGGCCCCGTTGCCGCCGCTTCCCGGGCGGCGCCGCCGTCCGGCGGCGCCCCCGGCTGCCCGAGGGTCCGTGCCCCGGTCGCGGGAGCGGCGGCCGGACGATGTGGCCGCACCGCGCGGTGTCCGGCTGGCCCGGACCCACCGCGGGTCGGCGGACGAGAGGAGACGTTGA
- the mraY gene encoding phospho-N-acetylmuramoyl-pentapeptide-transferase: protein MRAVIVAIGVAFLVSLLATPLAIKVFARLKAGQPIRSNLGLASNEGKKGTPTMGGVVFILATVIAYVAGHLALTTLPDAQIAQVEPTITALVLLGLMVFSGAVGFIDDFLKVRKRHSGGLNKRGKLLGQILVGAVFGVVALYFPSTMTDASGAVTNTETVGSTTLSFIRDIPALDITKIGAVVLFIFVVMATTNGVNLTDGLDGLATGASVMVLAAYALIAFWQYRHWCADPNYTQDYCYAVRDPLEIALIAGAAAGACVGFLWWNTSPARIFMGDTGALGLGGLIAGMAMSTRTILLLPIIGGLFVIITMSVVIQIISFRTTGKRVFRMSPLQHHFELAGWSEVNIVVRFWIIAGIGVAIALGLFYSEFLANMT, encoded by the coding sequence ATGAGGGCGGTCATCGTCGCCATCGGAGTGGCCTTCCTGGTCTCGCTGCTCGCCACCCCGCTCGCGATCAAGGTGTTCGCCCGGCTGAAGGCCGGCCAGCCGATCCGATCGAACCTCGGGCTCGCCAGCAACGAGGGCAAGAAGGGCACGCCGACGATGGGCGGCGTGGTGTTCATCCTGGCCACGGTCATCGCGTACGTGGCCGGCCACCTGGCGCTGACGACCCTGCCGGACGCGCAGATCGCCCAGGTCGAGCCGACCATCACCGCGCTGGTGCTGCTGGGGCTGATGGTCTTCTCCGGCGCGGTCGGCTTCATCGACGACTTCCTCAAGGTGCGCAAGCGGCACAGCGGCGGGCTCAACAAGCGCGGCAAGCTGCTCGGGCAGATCCTGGTCGGCGCGGTCTTCGGCGTCGTGGCGCTCTACTTCCCGAGCACCATGACCGACGCCTCGGGCGCGGTGACCAACACCGAGACCGTGGGCAGCACGACGCTCAGCTTCATCCGGGACATCCCGGCGCTCGACATCACCAAGATCGGCGCGGTGGTCCTCTTCATCTTCGTGGTGATGGCCACGACCAACGGCGTCAACCTCACCGACGGCCTCGACGGCCTGGCCACCGGCGCCTCGGTGATGGTCCTCGCCGCGTACGCGCTGATCGCCTTCTGGCAGTACCGGCACTGGTGCGCCGACCCGAACTACACCCAGGACTACTGCTACGCCGTGCGGGACCCGCTGGAGATCGCGCTGATCGCCGGCGCGGCGGCCGGGGCCTGCGTGGGCTTCCTGTGGTGGAACACCTCGCCGGCGCGGATCTTCATGGGCGACACGGGCGCGCTGGGCCTGGGCGGCCTGATCGCCGGCATGGCGATGTCCACCCGGACGATCCTGCTGCTGCCGATCATCGGTGGCCTCTTCGTGATCATCACGATGTCCGTGGTGATCCAGATCATCTCCTTCCGTACCACCGGCAAGCGGGTGTTCCGGATGTCGCCGTTGCAGCACCACTTCGAGCTCGCGGGGTGGAGCGAGGTCAACATTGTGGTCCGGTTCTGGATCATCGCCGGCATCGGCGTGGCCATCGCGCTGGGCCTGTTCTACAGCGAGTTCCTCGCCAACATGACCTGA
- a CDS encoding UDP-N-acetylmuramoyl-tripeptide--D-alanyl-D-alanine ligase, producing MIPLSLAEVASAVDGRLADADPQARVTGPVEFDSRKVRPGALFVAFPGEKVDGHDYAAGAVAAGAVAVLGTREVPGVPMVLVDDALAALGRLARAVVDRLPGLTVVGLTGSSGKTTTKDLIAQLTARLGPTVAPPGSFNNELGHPYTALQAGPETRYLVMEKGARGVGHVRYLCDVVPPRISVVLNVGVAHIGEFGSVETIALAKGELVEALPADGLAVLNADDPLVDAMASRTVARVVRYGEAAHADVRAEDVTLDDRGRPAYTLVTPEGTAPVRLGLTGRHQVSNSLAAAAVARELGMPLAELATALGAMGLVSTRRMDVFERADGVTVIDDSYNANPASMAVALRALTGIGRERRTVAVLGYMAELGPFERDGHAEVGRLAAELGVDRLLVVGEPAAPIHEGATSVGDWGGESVLLTDQAAAVEVLRSELRPGDVVLVKGSRYRTWEVADALRADAAGDGTNPTGTGGGAA from the coding sequence GTGATCCCGCTCAGCCTGGCCGAGGTCGCCTCGGCGGTCGACGGGCGGCTGGCCGACGCCGACCCGCAGGCCCGGGTCACCGGCCCGGTCGAGTTCGACTCGCGCAAGGTGCGCCCGGGCGCGCTCTTCGTCGCCTTTCCGGGCGAGAAGGTGGACGGGCACGACTACGCCGCCGGCGCGGTGGCGGCCGGCGCGGTGGCCGTACTCGGCACCCGGGAGGTGCCCGGCGTGCCGATGGTGCTGGTCGACGACGCGCTGGCCGCGCTGGGCCGGCTGGCCCGTGCGGTGGTCGACCGGCTGCCCGGGCTCACCGTCGTCGGGTTGACCGGCTCGTCGGGCAAGACCACCACCAAGGACCTGATCGCGCAGCTCACCGCGCGGCTCGGCCCGACCGTCGCCCCGCCCGGGTCGTTCAACAACGAGCTGGGGCACCCGTACACGGCGTTGCAGGCCGGGCCCGAGACCCGCTACCTGGTGATGGAGAAGGGCGCCCGGGGGGTGGGGCACGTGCGCTACCTCTGCGACGTGGTGCCGCCCCGGATCTCCGTGGTGCTCAACGTCGGGGTGGCGCACATCGGCGAGTTCGGCTCGGTGGAGACGATCGCGCTGGCGAAGGGTGAGCTGGTCGAGGCGTTGCCCGCCGACGGCCTGGCCGTGTTGAACGCCGACGACCCGCTGGTCGACGCGATGGCCTCGCGTACGGTCGCCCGGGTCGTCCGCTACGGCGAGGCGGCGCACGCCGACGTGCGGGCCGAGGACGTGACGCTGGACGACCGGGGGCGGCCCGCGTACACCCTGGTCACCCCGGAGGGGACCGCGCCGGTGCGGCTCGGGCTGACCGGCCGGCACCAGGTGTCCAACTCGCTCGCCGCCGCCGCGGTGGCCCGCGAACTGGGCATGCCGCTGGCCGAGCTGGCCACCGCGCTGGGCGCCATGGGGCTGGTCTCCACCCGTCGGATGGACGTCTTCGAACGCGCCGACGGGGTGACCGTGATCGACGACTCGTACAACGCCAATCCCGCCTCGATGGCGGTCGCGCTGCGCGCGCTGACCGGCATCGGGCGGGAGCGGCGCACCGTCGCGGTGCTGGGCTACATGGCCGAGCTGGGTCCCTTCGAACGCGACGGGCACGCCGAGGTCGGCCGGCTCGCGGCCGAACTGGGCGTCGACCGGCTGCTCGTGGTGGGCGAGCCGGCCGCGCCGATCCACGAAGGCGCGACATCGGTAGGTGACTGGGGAGGAGAGTCGGTGCTGCTCACCGATCAGGCGGCGGCCGTCGAGGTGCTGCGGAGCGAGTTACGGCCGGGCGACGTCGTCCTGGTGAAGGGCTCCCGGTACCGGACGTGGGAGGTGGCCGACGCGCTGCGCGCGGACGCCGCCGGCGACGGGACCAACCCGACGGGGACGGGGGGCGGCGCCGCATGA
- a CDS encoding UDP-N-acetylmuramoyl-L-alanyl-D-glutamate--2,6-diaminopimelate ligase, whose amino-acid sequence MRPEPDDRVGSDAVPGNPRPRTVIGVRLGDLAARLAVEPPEGAAELVVTGVTHASQEVRPGDLYAALPGARRHGAEFAAGAAAAGAVAVLTDPAGADAAAEAGLPALVVSDPRAALGTLAAAVYGDPTEGLTVIGVTGTAGKTSTAYLVESGLRAAGHTTGLIGTVETRLGDLAIDSVRTTPEATDLHAMLAAARERGVTAVVMEVSSHALAMGRVGGVRFTVGGYTNFGSDHLDFHADTADYFAAKAQLFDGRCAVEVLNHDDPALKSLYRPATVTYSAAGDPSATWWADEVGGEGYAQRFTAHGPDGLTVAAGVALPGRHNVANALLAIAVLVAAGVDPETAAAGVAACGGVPGRLELVNAPGAVRGVVDYAHKADAIVAALAALRELSAGRLICVIGAGGDRDRGKRPVMGAAAAEGADVVLVTDDNPRTEDPAAIRAEVLAGARRTGTTARVEEVADRRTAIDAAVRLAEPGDVVAVLGKGHERGQEIGGEVHPFDDRTELADALRARFADPAGQR is encoded by the coding sequence GTGCGGCCGGAACCGGACGACCGGGTAGGGTCTGACGCCGTGCCCGGCAATCCTCGTCCCCGTACCGTGATCGGTGTCCGGCTCGGCGACCTCGCCGCCCGGCTCGCCGTCGAGCCCCCGGAGGGCGCCGCCGAGCTGGTGGTGACCGGGGTGACCCACGCCAGCCAGGAGGTCCGCCCCGGCGACCTGTACGCGGCCCTGCCGGGCGCCCGCCGGCACGGGGCGGAGTTCGCCGCCGGTGCGGCGGCCGCCGGCGCGGTGGCCGTGCTGACCGACCCGGCGGGCGCCGACGCGGCGGCCGAGGCGGGCCTGCCGGCGCTGGTGGTGTCCGACCCGCGCGCCGCGCTGGGCACCCTCGCCGCAGCCGTCTACGGCGACCCGACCGAGGGACTGACGGTGATCGGGGTGACCGGGACGGCCGGCAAGACCTCGACGGCCTACCTGGTCGAGTCCGGCCTGCGCGCCGCCGGCCACACCACCGGCCTCATCGGCACCGTCGAGACCCGCCTCGGCGACCTGGCGATCGACAGCGTGCGCACCACGCCCGAGGCCACCGACCTGCACGCCATGCTGGCCGCCGCCCGCGAGCGCGGCGTCACCGCCGTGGTCATGGAGGTCTCCAGCCACGCCCTGGCGATGGGCCGCGTCGGCGGGGTCCGGTTCACCGTCGGCGGCTACACCAACTTCGGCTCCGACCACCTGGACTTCCACGCCGACACGGCGGACTACTTCGCCGCGAAGGCGCAGCTGTTCGACGGGCGCTGCGCGGTGGAGGTGCTCAACCACGACGACCCGGCGCTGAAGTCGCTGTACCGCCCGGCGACGGTCACCTACTCGGCGGCTGGCGACCCGAGCGCCACCTGGTGGGCCGACGAGGTCGGCGGCGAGGGCTACGCGCAGCGGTTCACCGCGCACGGCCCGGACGGGCTGACCGTGGCGGCCGGCGTGGCGCTGCCGGGCCGGCACAACGTGGCCAACGCGCTGCTGGCCATCGCCGTGCTGGTCGCCGCCGGGGTGGACCCGGAGACCGCCGCCGCCGGGGTCGCCGCGTGCGGCGGGGTCCCCGGCCGGCTGGAGCTGGTGAACGCCCCCGGCGCGGTGCGGGGCGTGGTCGACTACGCGCACAAGGCGGACGCGATCGTCGCCGCGCTGGCGGCGCTGCGGGAGCTCAGCGCGGGCCGGCTGATCTGCGTGATCGGTGCCGGCGGGGACCGGGACCGGGGCAAGCGGCCGGTGATGGGCGCCGCCGCGGCGGAGGGAGCCGACGTGGTGCTGGTGACCGACGACAACCCGCGCACCGAGGATCCGGCGGCGATCCGGGCCGAGGTGCTCGCCGGCGCCCGGCGCACCGGCACGACGGCGCGCGTCGAGGAGGTGGCCGACCGCCGGACGGCGATCGACGCGGCGGTCCGGCTGGCCGAGCCGGGCGACGTGGTCGCGGTGCTCGGCAAGGGCCACGAGCGCGGGCAGGAGATCGGTGGCGAGGTGCACCCGTTCGACGACCGCACCGAGCTGGCCGACGCGTTGCGCGCCCGCTTCGCCGACCCGGCGGGTCAGCGGTGA